The Epinephelus lanceolatus isolate andai-2023 chromosome 21, ASM4190304v1, whole genome shotgun sequence genome has a segment encoding these proteins:
- the foxi1 gene encoding forkhead box protein I1 produces MNTFGHQPPNQQTSPIQHHSAQELLDMAVYCDNYGVYQQNLHHHHPQRPPTHPSGYGLGEYTSPSTNPYLWLNGPSINSSPYLPGNNGTSYIQSGYGSNQRQFLPPPTGFGGADLGWLSISSQQELFKMVRPPYSYSALIAMAIQNAQDKKLTLSQIYQYVADNFPFYKKSKAGWQNSIRHNLSLNDCFKKVARDEDDPGKGNYWTLDPNCEKMFDNGNFRRKRKRRSDITGADSTALPVKSEDGPHKLSDTASLLSSSPPSLHGSPASTEPKSSPPPSAEHSPCYSNFVSSVSSLLAGSEGSRGGGGGGERDYGSGHLGGLSQSREGMSGLGSYSPNLISPLNSDNNRMNYYTSVQSLSNHFSVNNLIYSREGTEV; encoded by the exons ATGAACACTTTTGGACACCAACCACCAAACCAGCAGACCAGCCCTATTCAGCACCACAGCGCGCAGGAGCTCCTGGACATGGCAGTGTACTGCGATAACTACGGTGTGTACCAACAGAACCTGCACCACCATCACCCTCAGAGGCCGCCGACGCACCCGTCCGGCTACGGCCTCGGAGAGTACACCTCCCCGTCCACGAACCCGTACCTGTGGCTGAACGGACCCAGCATCAACTCCTCTCCGTATCTGCCTGGGAACAACGGCACGTCCTACATTCAGTCTGGATACGGGTCGAACCAGAGGCAGTTCTTGCCGCCTCCAACTGGGTTTGGTGGAGCAGATCTGGGCTGGCTGTCCATATCCAGCCAGCAGGAACTCTTCAAGATGGTCAGACCACCTTACTCCTACTCAGCGCTGATTGCCATGGCCATACAGAATGCCCAAGACAAAAAGTTGACTCTGAGTCAGATCTATCAGTATGTGGCTGACAACTTCCCTTTCTACAAGAAGAGCAAAGCTGGATGGCAGAATTCAATCCGACACAACTTGTCACTGAATGACTGCTTCAAGAAAGTGGCACGGGATGAGGATGACCCCG GTAAGGGGAACTACTGGACACTGGACCCCAACTGTGAGAAGATGTTCGACAACGGGAACTTCAGGCGCAAGAGAAAAAGGAGGTCTGACATTACCGGAGCTGACAGCACCGCTCTCCCCGTCAAGTCAGAAGACGGCCCGCACAAGCTCTCCGACACCGCCAGCCTCCTGAGCTCCTCCCCGCCCAGCCTGCACGGATCCCCGGCCTCCACCGAGCCCAAGTCGTCCCCGCCTCCCTCCGCGGAGCACAGCCCGTGTTACAGCAACTTCGTGTCCAGCGTGAGCTCGCTGCTGGCGGGCAGCGAGGGCTCCCGGGGCGGCGGTGGTGGTGGGGAACGGGACTACGGCTCCGGGCATCTGGGTGGACTGTCCCAGAGCAGAGAGGGCATGTCAGGACTGGGCTCCTACTCGCCCAATTTAATCTCTCCTCTGAACTCTGACAACAACAGAATGAACTACTACACATCAGTACAGAGCCTCTCCAACCATTTTAGTGTTAATAACCTCATATACAGCCGGGAAGGAACAGAGGTGTAG